TAACGTCACCAAGAAGATCCTCGAACGCGGCATTGTTAAGTACGACCTGATACAGGAATAGCTTACAGTTACAGCTTAAAGCTGTAAGCAAGTAGAGATAATCAGATAAGAGAAGAGGAAGCTGGCCAAACCAGCCTTCCTCTTTTTTTTATCTTAGAGCTTTAAGCTGTAAGCTTAAAGCTTTCCCTATCTTTTTGGATTGAATCCCGCCAACCCGATAAATTTCGCTTTATCTCCAAGAATTTCTTCAATCCTTAGCAACTGATTGTACTTGGCGACCCGTTCAGAACGGGCCGGGGCGCCGGTCTTGATTTGACCGGAGTTAGTCGCGACTGCCAGGTCGGCGATCGTTGAATCTTCGGTTTCGCCGCTCCGGTGGGAGGTCATGTAGGTGTAACCGGCGTTCTTGGCGATCTCCATGGTATAAAGAGTCTCGGAGAGGGTCCCGATCTGGTTGAGCTTGATCAGGATCGAGTTAGCGGTTTTGGCCTTGATCCCTTTTTTGAGGAAGGTCGGGTTGGTGACGAAGAGATCGTCGCCGACCAGTTGGATCTTGCCGCCGAGCTTTTCGGTGAGGAGCTTCCAACCGTCCCAATCGGCTTCGGCACAGCCGTCTTCGATCGAGATGATCGGGTACTTGTTGCACCATTCAACGTACATATTGACCATCTCTTCGGAGGAGAGGGCGCGCCCTTCGCTCTTGAGCTGGTACTTGCCATCCTTAAAGAATTCGGTGGAGGCGGGGTCGAGCGAGAGATAAACGTCTTTACCCGCGACATAACCGGCTTTTTCGATCGCTTCCATGATCACTTGAAGGGCTTCTTCGTTCTTGGTCAGTTTCGGTGCAAAGCCCCCTTCGTCGCCGACGGTCGTCGCCAGGCCGCGATCTTTCAGGACTTTCTTTAAGCTCTGGTAAACTTCAGCTCCGACCCGGAGGGCATCGGAGAACGAGCTGACCCCGGCCGGGGAGATCATGAATTCCTGGAGTTCAATGTTCCAACCGGCATGGGCGCCGCCGTTCATGACGTTCATGTTGGGAACGGGGAGAATGGTTGCTTTATCGCCGCCGATATATTGGAAGAGCGGCACGCCGTAAGAGGCGGCGGCGGCTCTGGCGACCGCCAGTGAGACGCCGAGCAGGGCGTTGGCGCCGAGGTTGCTCTTGAATTCGGTCCCGTCGAGCTCGAGCATCAGGTTATCGATCTTTAGCTGTTGGTGGACCGGCATTCCGAGCAGTTTCGGAGCGATCTTTTCGTTGACGTTTTTGACGGCGGTGTAGACCCCTTTGCCGCCGTAGCGTTTGTCGTCTTTGTCGCGGAGCTCGAGCGCTTCATTGGAGCCGGTCGAAGCGCCGGAGGGGACGGCCGCCCGGCCGAGGGTTCCGTCCTTGAGGATAACGTCGACTTCGACCGTTGGGTTCCCGCGGGAATCCATGATCTGCCGTCCGACGATCTTTTCGATCTTGGCTTTGGAACTTGCTCTTTCACCGATGAAAAAATACTCTTCCGCTAGTCTGACCATGATATAAACTCCTTCTGAATAAAATTTGGCAAAAAAATGGAGCGGGAGACGAGGCTCGAACTCGCGACCCCGACCTTGGCAAGGTCGTGCTCTACCAACTGAGCTACTCCCGCCCGTTTGAGCAAGTCTATTTTAACATATCAAGTGATAAAATTCAAAACAGCCGTTTAACCGGCGAATTAATTCGCCGGTTAAACATTATGATATAATTAAAAACATGGAAAATACCCCGGTCTATTTATGCATCCTCGATGGCTTCGCCCTTGGCGAGAAAAGCGCCAAGAACGCGATTTACGACGCTATTGAGCAGGGGAAGGCCCCTTTCATTAAAGAGCTGTTCGAAAAACACCCTTATGCCAAATTGGAATGTTCCGGTCTGGCTGTTGGCCTCCCGGTCGGGACGATGGGGAACTCCGAAGTTAACCACCTCAACATGGGGGCGGGGCGGATAGTTTACCAGTCGATCGAGCGGATCAACGTGGCGATCCAGGACGGTTCCTTTTTTACCAACGATGCACTAATGGCGGCCGTCACTAACGCTAAACAACAAGGCGGGGCCCTTCATT
This window of the Candidatus Margulisiibacteriota bacterium genome carries:
- the eno gene encoding phosphopyruvate hydratase, encoding MVRLAEEYFFIGERASSKAKIEKIVGRQIMDSRGNPTVEVDVILKDGTLGRAAVPSGASTGSNEALELRDKDDKRYGGKGVYTAVKNVNEKIAPKLLGMPVHQQLKIDNLMLELDGTEFKSNLGANALLGVSLAVARAAAASYGVPLFQYIGGDKATILPVPNMNVMNGGAHAGWNIELQEFMISPAGVSSFSDALRVGAEVYQSLKKVLKDRGLATTVGDEGGFAPKLTKNEEALQVIMEAIEKAGYVAGKDVYLSLDPASTEFFKDGKYQLKSEGRALSSEEMVNMYVEWCNKYPIISIEDGCAEADWDGWKLLTEKLGGKIQLVGDDLFVTNPTFLKKGIKAKTANSILIKLNQIGTLSETLYTMEIAKNAGYTYMTSHRSGETEDSTIADLAVATNSGQIKTGAPARSERVAKYNQLLRIEEILGDKAKFIGLAGFNPKR